The Cyanobium sp. ATX 6F1 genome includes a region encoding these proteins:
- a CDS encoding aspartate aminotransferase family protein, whose translation MDTYSRFDLELVKGKGVWVKDSHGRSYLDCVAGIATCTLGHSDRALRKALSRQLGRLQHVSNLYRIPEQEELARWITDHSIGERVFFCNSGAEANEAAIKLARKHGHQQRGIERPVILTAQASFHGRTLAAVSATGQPKYHHGFEPLVEGFRFFPYNDTAAFEALLEETEAEGPRVAAVLIEPLQGEGGVNPGDPAFFARVRELCDQRNILLIFDEVQVGVGRSGKLWGYERLGVRPDAFTLAKGLGGGFVIGALVTTAKADLFKPGEHASTFGGNPFACRAALTVVHELERRDLVAHVAAVGAKLRQGLEDLVRRHPDQLESVRGWGLIQGLVLQPGAPSAPELVKAAIDHGLLLVPAGPNVVRFVPPLVIRPRELKQAVKRFETTLIQLTAAG comes from the coding sequence ATGGACACCTACAGCCGCTTCGATCTGGAGCTGGTGAAGGGCAAGGGCGTCTGGGTGAAGGACAGCCACGGCCGCAGCTACCTCGACTGCGTGGCAGGCATCGCCACCTGCACCCTGGGGCACAGCGACCGGGCCCTGCGCAAGGCCCTGAGCAGGCAGCTGGGCCGGCTGCAGCATGTTTCCAACCTCTACAGGATCCCCGAGCAGGAGGAGCTGGCCCGCTGGATCACCGACCACAGCATCGGTGAGCGGGTGTTCTTCTGCAATTCCGGCGCCGAAGCCAACGAGGCCGCCATCAAACTGGCCCGCAAGCATGGCCACCAGCAGCGCGGCATCGAGCGGCCGGTGATCCTCACGGCCCAGGCCAGCTTCCATGGCCGCACCCTGGCGGCGGTGAGCGCCACGGGCCAGCCGAAGTACCACCACGGCTTTGAGCCCCTGGTGGAGGGCTTCCGTTTCTTCCCCTACAACGACACCGCCGCCTTCGAAGCGCTGCTGGAAGAAACCGAGGCCGAAGGCCCGAGGGTGGCGGCGGTGCTGATCGAGCCCCTGCAGGGGGAGGGTGGGGTCAATCCCGGCGATCCCGCCTTTTTTGCCCGGGTGCGCGAACTCTGCGACCAGCGCAACATCCTGCTGATCTTCGATGAGGTGCAGGTGGGGGTAGGCCGCAGCGGCAAGCTCTGGGGCTATGAGCGCCTGGGGGTGCGCCCCGATGCCTTCACCCTGGCCAAGGGTCTGGGGGGCGGCTTCGTGATCGGCGCCCTAGTGACCACCGCCAAGGCTGATCTGTTCAAACCCGGGGAACATGCCAGCACCTTCGGCGGCAATCCCTTCGCCTGCCGCGCCGCCCTCACCGTGGTGCACGAACTGGAGCGACGCGATCTGGTGGCCCATGTGGCGGCCGTCGGCGCCAAGTTGCGGCAGGGGCTCGAAGACCTGGTCCGGCGCCATCCAGACCAGTTGGAGTCGGTGCGGGGCTGGGGGCTGATCCAGGGCCTGGTGCTCCAACCCGGAGCCCCCAGTGCTCCTGAGCTGGTCAAGGCGGCGATCGATCACGGCCTGCTGCTGGTGCCGGCGGGCCCGAATGTGGTGCGTTTCGTACCGCCCCTGGTGATCCGCCCCCGGGAACTCAAGCAAGCGGTGAAGCGCTTTGAGACGACCCTGATCCAGCTCACCGCCGCCGGCTGA
- a CDS encoding dipeptide epimerase has protein sequence MELRLDRFVLTKAVPLAISRGTTAAVTRLRVRLIHEGIEGQGETGGFETGHRAYHLEPVEAELRALAPALAGRDPANRQALEPLLAELSPPARCGLDLALHDWWGQRLGQPLWRLWGLDPTAVKPTSLTLGLGSVEQVLSRLERWWLQLPARRLKLKLGSPDGVEHDRALVRAVAEALTRQGQAQGEALELQVDANGGWDLQAACRLIPWLAEQGVVLVEQPLAPLADPEADTAGFAALDLHCPIPLVADESCWNLEDLLRLAPHVDGVNLKLLKTGGLSEALLMAGVAQRLGLDLMLGCYSDSALLNGAAAQLLPLVRWPDLDSHLNLVDDPFEGPPLEGDRVRPSERPGLGVRWIGRP, from the coding sequence ATGGAGCTGCGCCTCGATCGCTTCGTGCTCACCAAGGCCGTGCCGCTGGCGATCAGCCGCGGCACCACCGCTGCGGTCACGCGTCTGCGGGTGCGGCTGATCCATGAAGGGATCGAAGGCCAGGGGGAAACCGGCGGCTTCGAGACCGGTCACCGGGCTTACCACCTGGAGCCGGTGGAAGCCGAACTGCGGGCCCTGGCACCGGCCCTGGCGGGACGGGACCCCGCCAATCGCCAGGCCCTCGAGCCCCTGCTCGCAGAGCTCTCGCCACCGGCCCGCTGCGGCCTGGATCTGGCCCTGCATGACTGGTGGGGCCAGCGGCTGGGGCAGCCCCTCTGGCGGCTCTGGGGCCTGGATCCAACGGCCGTGAAGCCCACCAGCCTCACCCTGGGGCTGGGCAGCGTGGAGCAGGTGCTTTCGCGGCTGGAGCGCTGGTGGCTGCAGCTGCCGGCGCGCCGTCTCAAGCTCAAGCTGGGCAGCCCCGATGGGGTGGAGCATGACCGCGCCCTGGTGCGGGCGGTGGCGGAAGCCCTGACGCGCCAGGGCCAGGCCCAGGGTGAGGCGCTGGAGCTGCAGGTGGATGCCAACGGCGGCTGGGACCTGCAGGCGGCCTGCCGGCTGATCCCCTGGCTGGCGGAGCAGGGGGTGGTGCTGGTGGAGCAGCCCCTGGCGCCCCTGGCGGATCCCGAGGCCGATACGGCGGGGTTCGCCGCCCTCGATCTGCACTGCCCGATTCCCCTGGTGGCCGATGAGAGTTGCTGGAACCTCGAGGATCTGCTGCGGCTCGCTCCCCATGTGGATGGGGTGAACCTCAAGCTTCTCAAGACCGGGGGCCTCAGCGAGGCCCTGTTGATGGCCGGCGTCGCCCAGCGGCTGGGGCTTGATCTGATGCTCGGCTGCTACTCCGACAGCGCCCTGCTCAACGGCGCCGCCGCCCAGCTGCTGCCCCTGGTGCGCTGGCCCGACCTGGACAGCCACCTGAACCTGGTGGATGACCCCTTCGAGGGCCCGCCGCTGGAGGGCGACCGGGTGCGGCCGTCGGAGCGGCCGGGGTTGGGGGTGCGCTGGATCGGCCGGCCATGA
- a CDS encoding amidohydrolase family protein, with product MSRSGPPLPPLLLPRALLDPLWLACPRADGEGLVAVQLRVAEGRISALEPHEPQGGAPLPLALTPPVEPHAHLDKAFSWSEHPNQAGTVAGALAANGQEHLSRTRERVLERGERALGLAWASGLRAVRSHIDSLGPAAAVSWEALLELRQRWQGRIELQLVALVPIDHWQAPEGAALARRVADAAGLLGGVLGPGFVAPQAAEAGLLALLRLAEGLGCGVDLHVDEADVQPGVGVSLVSRLVRRHGFGVPLACSHSSSLGLLSAPALERLAEAMAAAGLGVVALPLTNLWLLGRRGEATPSRRPLAPIRQLQRAGVTVAVGGDNVQDPWYPGGAFDPIELLRQSLAAAQLAPWQRLGLAPFTTAAARLLGLAWDGVLRVGAPADLVVLSAGSWGELLARPPQRRVLRAGQWLAPEPTDSPFLAGLSPQPQGP from the coding sequence GTGAGTCGCTCGGGCCCTCCGCTGCCGCCCCTGCTCCTGCCGCGGGCGTTGCTTGATCCCCTCTGGCTCGCCTGTCCCAGGGCCGATGGCGAGGGCCTGGTGGCGGTGCAGCTGCGCGTGGCCGAGGGACGCATCAGCGCCCTGGAGCCCCATGAGCCCCAGGGCGGCGCGCCGCTCCCCCTGGCCCTGACCCCGCCGGTGGAGCCCCACGCCCACCTCGACAAGGCCTTCAGCTGGTCGGAGCATCCCAACCAAGCCGGCACCGTGGCGGGAGCCCTGGCGGCCAACGGCCAGGAGCACCTCAGCCGCACGCGTGAGCGGGTGCTGGAGAGGGGGGAGCGGGCCTTGGGGCTGGCCTGGGCCTCGGGGCTGCGGGCCGTGCGCAGCCACATCGACAGCCTTGGTCCTGCGGCGGCGGTCAGCTGGGAGGCCTTGCTGGAGCTGCGCCAACGCTGGCAGGGGCGAATCGAGTTGCAGTTGGTGGCCCTGGTGCCGATCGACCACTGGCAGGCGCCCGAGGGGGCGGCCCTGGCGCGGCGGGTGGCGGATGCCGCTGGGCTGCTGGGGGGCGTGCTGGGGCCGGGGTTTGTGGCGCCCCAGGCGGCAGAGGCGGGGCTGCTTGCCCTGTTGCGCCTGGCGGAAGGGCTGGGTTGCGGCGTGGATCTGCATGTGGATGAGGCCGACGTCCAGCCCGGGGTGGGCGTCTCCCTGGTGAGCCGCCTGGTGCGCCGGCACGGGTTCGGGGTGCCCCTGGCCTGCAGCCACAGCAGCAGCCTGGGCCTGCTGAGCGCGCCGGCCCTGGAACGGCTGGCGGAGGCGATGGCGGCGGCGGGCCTGGGGGTCGTGGCCCTGCCGCTCACCAACCTCTGGCTGCTGGGTCGACGCGGCGAGGCCACCCCCAGCCGCCGGCCCCTGGCCCCGATCCGGCAGTTGCAGCGGGCCGGGGTGACCGTGGCAGTCGGCGGCGACAACGTCCAGGACCCCTGGTATCCCGGCGGCGCCTTTGATCCGATCGAACTGCTGCGCCAGTCGTTGGCGGCGGCCCAGCTGGCCCCCTGGCAGCGGCTGGGGCTGGCGCCGTTCACGACGGCGGCCGCCCGGCTCCTGGGCCTGGCCTGGGATGGGGTGCTGCGGGTGGGGGCCCCCGCCGATCTGGTGGTGCTCTCGGCCGGCTCCTGGGGTGAGCTGCTGGCCCGACCGCCCCAACGGCGGGTGCTGCGCGCCGGTCAGTGGCTGGCGCCGGAACCGACCGACTCCCCGTTTCTGGCGGGGTTGTCACCGCAACCCCAGGGCCCATGA
- a CDS encoding DUF4359 domain-containing protein — MSPPPTTSTRRARTLLLGGGAALAAGAALVFSNPTPAEFELYAGERLVDLTTREICGDDGLPMLLGLLVQNCPELVHGQRKLLGSLAAANTRRFNAGLFSLYNTDVGGQEVLPWLHLPRYHVTTLAGAGQFLQLEAISRPVERK; from the coding sequence TTGAGCCCCCCGCCCACCACCTCGACCCGGCGAGCGCGGACCCTGTTGCTGGGTGGCGGAGCGGCGCTGGCCGCTGGCGCGGCGCTGGTGTTCAGCAATCCCACCCCCGCCGAGTTCGAGCTCTACGCAGGGGAGCGGCTGGTGGACCTGACCACCCGTGAGATCTGCGGCGACGACGGTCTGCCGATGCTGCTCGGCCTGCTGGTGCAGAACTGCCCGGAGCTGGTGCACGGCCAGCGCAAGCTGCTGGGCTCCTTGGCGGCTGCGAACACCCGTCGTTTCAACGCTGGCCTGTTCAGCCTCTACAACACCGATGTGGGGGGGCAGGAGGTATTGCCCTGGCTGCATCTGCCCCGTTACCACGTCACCACCCTGGCGGGGGCCGGCCAGTTCCTGCAGCTGGAGGCCATCAGCCGCCCGGTGGAGCGGAAGTGA
- a CDS encoding pentapeptide repeat-containing protein, with the protein MALGSLLLALVLGAPGPWRAAPAFAVDFTLTSQNGADFHGQELAGSSFAGAVARGANFAGAQLQGAILTQANFAESDFSGADLSDALMDRTDFSGTNLTGAVLTGVIASGSSFSQARIDGADFSGALLDRNDQRSLCRRAQGTNPITGADTRLSLDCG; encoded by the coding sequence ATGGCGCTGGGGTCGCTGCTGCTGGCTCTGGTGCTGGGCGCCCCCGGTCCCTGGAGGGCCGCCCCCGCGTTCGCCGTCGATTTCACGCTCACCAGCCAGAACGGCGCCGATTTCCACGGCCAGGAACTGGCGGGCAGCTCCTTTGCCGGGGCGGTGGCCCGCGGTGCCAACTTCGCCGGTGCCCAGCTGCAGGGCGCGATCCTCACCCAGGCCAACTTCGCCGAATCCGATTTCAGCGGCGCTGACCTCTCCGATGCCCTGATGGACCGCACCGATTTCAGTGGCACCAACCTCACCGGAGCCGTGCTCACAGGCGTGATCGCCAGCGGCAGCAGCTTCAGCCAGGCCCGCATCGACGGGGCCGATTTCAGCGGCGCCCTGCTGGACCGCAACGACCAGCGCAGCCTCTGCCGGCGCGCCCAGGGCACCAACCCGATCACCGGCGCCGACACCCGCCTCAGCCTCGATTGCGGCTGA
- a CDS encoding TrmH family RNA methyltransferase, with product MSAGRTLPELISSRRHPLVARFRALHGARGRREQGLVLLEGTHLLEEVMARQLRPELVLATEAWLERHGPLVRALPLDVALQPVGESLLAAVATTEHPDGVVLSLPLIEPGPAPQLDLVLALDRLQDPGNLGTLMRTALAAGVDELWLAAGADPWQPKVLRASAGAALALPLRRLEGTAALLERLIAARDQGLQVVATVVRGGLPYWQLDWCQPTVLLLGNEGAGLAPELLECCTQRISIPHSPQVESLNVAVAAAPLLLERSRQRFASGGEGPGTD from the coding sequence ATGAGCGCTGGTCGGACCCTGCCCGAGCTGATCAGCAGCCGTCGCCATCCGCTGGTGGCCCGTTTTCGTGCCCTCCATGGCGCCCGTGGCCGGCGGGAGCAGGGTCTGGTGCTGCTGGAGGGCACCCATCTGCTCGAGGAGGTGATGGCGCGGCAGTTGCGCCCTGAGCTGGTGCTGGCCACGGAAGCCTGGCTTGAACGCCACGGGCCCCTGGTGCGGGCCCTTCCTTTGGATGTTGCGCTGCAGCCTGTGGGGGAGTCGCTGCTGGCGGCGGTCGCCACCACCGAGCACCCCGATGGGGTCGTGCTCAGCCTGCCCCTGATCGAACCGGGGCCGGCCCCACAGCTCGATCTGGTGCTGGCGCTCGATCGCCTCCAGGATCCCGGCAACCTGGGCACCTTGATGCGCACGGCCCTGGCGGCCGGTGTCGACGAGCTCTGGCTGGCGGCGGGGGCGGATCCCTGGCAGCCCAAGGTGCTGCGGGCCTCCGCCGGTGCGGCCCTGGCCCTGCCCCTGCGCCGCCTGGAGGGGACGGCGGCCCTGTTGGAGCGGCTGATCGCCGCCCGGGACCAGGGGTTGCAGGTGGTGGCCACGGTGGTGCGCGGCGGCCTGCCCTACTGGCAGCTGGATTGGTGTCAGCCCACGGTGTTGCTGCTGGGCAACGAGGGGGCGGGGCTGGCTCCGGAGCTGCTGGAGTGCTGCACTCAGCGGATCAGCATTCCCCACAGCCCCCAGGTGGAATCGCTGAACGTGGCCGTGGCGGCGGCTCCGCTGCTGCTGGAGCGCAGCCGCCAGCGCTTCGCTTCAGGGGGCGAGGGCCCGGGGACGGACTGA
- the murA gene encoding UDP-N-acetylglucosamine 1-carboxyvinyltransferase, with translation MTLTAVPSQSLVTPQLEISGGRRLSGDLRVSGAKNSALVLMAACLLSEDGLRLRNVPPLTDIAAMGEILAALGVGVRRGGDWIEMDGRTLNKSAPPYELVNSLRASFFCIGPLLARLGVARVPLPGGCQIGTRPVVEHVKGLKALGAQVTIEHGVVSAVVPGRGHRLSGGRIHMDCPSVGATETLMMAAVLADGETVIENAALEPEVVDLAGLLIAMGARIRGAGTPSITIVGVDRLHGADYAVIPDRIEAGTFLLAAAITRSTLRVSPVIPEHLGAVLTKLEEAGALLEADGTAMTISAETINAVDLRTQPFPGFPTDLQAPFMSLLATAKGTSVITENIFENRLQHVAELQRMGAAIRMQGNTAFIEGVHRLSGAPVQGSDLRASAAMVLAGLAAEGITRVQGLEYLDRGYADFEGKLNAVGASIRRHGG, from the coding sequence ATGACCCTGACGGCCGTTCCGTCCCAGAGCCTGGTGACACCCCAACTCGAAATCTCCGGCGGCCGCCGTCTCAGTGGGGATCTTCGCGTCAGTGGCGCCAAGAATTCCGCTCTGGTGCTGATGGCGGCCTGCCTGCTGAGCGAAGACGGCCTGCGACTGCGCAACGTGCCTCCGCTCACCGACATCGCCGCCATGGGCGAGATCCTCGCCGCCCTTGGGGTGGGTGTGCGCCGGGGGGGCGACTGGATCGAAATGGACGGCCGCACGCTGAACAAATCGGCGCCGCCCTATGAACTGGTGAACAGCCTGCGGGCCAGTTTCTTCTGCATCGGCCCCCTGCTGGCCCGCCTCGGCGTCGCCCGGGTTCCCCTGCCCGGTGGCTGCCAGATCGGCACCCGTCCCGTGGTGGAGCATGTCAAAGGGCTCAAGGCCCTCGGTGCCCAGGTCACGATCGAGCACGGGGTGGTCTCGGCGGTGGTCCCGGGCCGCGGCCACCGGCTCAGCGGCGGCCGCATTCACATGGACTGCCCCAGCGTCGGCGCCACCGAGACCCTGATGATGGCCGCGGTGCTGGCCGACGGCGAGACGGTGATCGAGAACGCCGCCCTCGAGCCTGAGGTCGTCGATCTGGCCGGTCTGCTGATCGCCATGGGCGCCCGCATCCGTGGCGCCGGCACCCCAAGCATCACCATCGTCGGGGTTGATCGCCTGCACGGTGCCGACTACGCCGTGATCCCCGACCGCATTGAAGCCGGCACCTTCCTGCTGGCCGCCGCCATCACCCGCTCGACCCTGCGGGTGTCGCCGGTGATCCCCGAGCACCTGGGCGCCGTGCTCACCAAGCTCGAAGAGGCGGGCGCCCTGCTCGAAGCCGATGGCACCGCCATGACCATCTCGGCCGAGACCATCAACGCCGTCGACCTGCGCACCCAGCCCTTCCCCGGTTTCCCCACCGACCTGCAGGCCCCGTTCATGAGCCTGCTGGCCACCGCCAAGGGCACCAGCGTGATCACCGAGAACATCTTCGAGAACCGCCTGCAGCACGTGGCTGAACTGCAGCGCATGGGGGCCGCGATCCGCATGCAGGGCAACACCGCCTTCATCGAAGGGGTCCACCGCCTCAGCGGTGCGCCCGTGCAGGGCAGCGACCTGCGGGCCTCCGCCGCCATGGTGCTGGCGGGTCTGGCGGCAGAGGGGATCACACGGGTGCAGGGGCTGGAGTATCTCGATCGGGGTTACGCCGACTTCGAGGGCAAGCTGAACGCCGTCGGAGCCTCGATTCGTCGCCACGGCGGCTGA
- a CDS encoding FAD-binding oxidoreductase: protein MTRPAHESPAPASAERLEALVADLSGLDLVRAGLELERLSSDYFDYSPLLHRQLQGRLAQLVVRAQSVDDVLRVAAACARHEVALTPRGAGTGNYGQCVPLAGGVVLDLSGLNRLRGFDPASGIVTAEAGCLLASLDRQLEPHGRALRLAPSTYRSATLGGFIAGGSGGIGSIRWGFLRDPGHLLGLEVVTLEREPRLLQLDASASRALNHAYGTNGLLTALTLATTEAVDWRQLVLEFEHWDAALEAARALPAAALLLNALCLLEAPLARRLPSPAGCPPAAGHRLLLLAAPDALPVLEPWVPQLGGRIVWQAPQAGARGLPLRELSWNHTTLHLRAQDPGWTYLQLLLPQPEGPAIAALRRRWGDDLLWHLEAVRQQGVARLAALPLVRWSGDGPLAELIAQVKELGGVLFNPHVLTVEDGGLGVIDADQVAAKAAHDPRGLLNPGKLRGWLER, encoded by the coding sequence ATGACCCGCCCGGCCCACGAGTCGCCCGCTCCGGCCAGCGCCGAGCGGCTCGAGGCGCTGGTCGCCGATCTCAGCGGCCTCGATCTGGTGCGCGCGGGCCTCGAATTGGAACGCCTCTCCAGCGACTACTTCGATTACTCACCGCTGTTGCATCGCCAGCTCCAGGGACGGCTGGCCCAGTTGGTGGTGCGGGCTCAATCCGTCGATGACGTGCTTCGGGTGGCGGCGGCCTGCGCCCGCCACGAGGTGGCGCTGACGCCGCGGGGGGCGGGCACCGGCAACTACGGCCAGTGCGTGCCCTTGGCCGGTGGCGTGGTGCTGGATCTCAGTGGGCTGAACCGGTTGCGGGGTTTCGATCCGGCCAGCGGCATCGTCACCGCCGAAGCGGGCTGCCTGCTGGCGAGCCTCGACCGCCAGCTGGAGCCCCACGGCCGGGCCCTGCGGCTGGCCCCCAGCACCTACCGGAGCGCCACCCTCGGCGGCTTCATCGCCGGGGGCTCCGGCGGCATCGGCTCGATCCGCTGGGGCTTCCTGCGTGATCCGGGCCATCTGCTGGGCCTGGAGGTGGTCACGCTGGAGCGGGAACCCAGGTTGCTGCAGCTCGATGCCTCCGCCAGCCGGGCGCTCAACCACGCCTACGGCACCAACGGCCTGCTCACCGCCCTCACCCTGGCGACCACCGAAGCGGTGGACTGGCGGCAACTGGTGCTGGAGTTCGAGCACTGGGACGCCGCCCTGGAGGCGGCCCGCGCCCTGCCGGCCGCGGCCCTGCTGCTCAATGCCCTCTGCCTGCTGGAGGCGCCCCTGGCCAGGCGGCTTCCCAGCCCGGCGGGCTGCCCGCCGGCCGCCGGCCACCGGCTGCTGCTGCTGGCGGCCCCCGATGCCCTGCCGGTGCTGGAGCCCTGGGTGCCCCAGCTGGGGGGACGGATCGTCTGGCAGGCCCCCCAGGCGGGTGCCAGGGGGCTGCCGCTGCGGGAGCTGAGCTGGAACCACACCACCCTGCACCTGCGCGCCCAGGATCCCGGTTGGACCTACCTGCAACTCCTTTTGCCCCAGCCTGAGGGCCCAGCGATCGCGGCCCTGCGCCGGCGTTGGGGCGACGACCTGCTCTGGCACCTCGAAGCGGTGCGTCAGCAGGGGGTGGCGCGGCTGGCGGCGCTGCCGTTGGTGCGCTGGAGCGGGGATGGACCCCTTGCGGAGCTGATCGCCCAGGTGAAGGAGCTGGGGGGCGTGCTGTTCAATCCCCACGTGCTCACCGTCGAGGATGGCGGCCTGGGGGTGATCGACGCCGACCAGGTGGCCGCCAAGGCGGCCCATGACCCCAGGGGTCTGCTCAACCCCGGCAAGCTGCGGGGCTGGCTGGAGCGCTGA
- a CDS encoding DUF1611 domain-containing protein, with the protein MSAALALGPRSPLDPQAPLVLLQHGGLDNLSGKTGLAMLRYRSGPIVAVVDPAHAGEDLGALTGIQRAVPILASLQEALPLGPQVAVVGLAPSGGLLPEPLRRDLLAALAAGLNVASGLHTRLGDDPALAALVGEGQWIWDLRQEPEGLQVGAARAAALPGRRLLAVGSDMAVGKMSVCLELRAAALGRGLDARFVGTGQAGILIAGTGVPLDAVRVDYAAGAVERAVLEAGQGLPEDGLLLVEGQGSLCHPGSTATLPLIRGSQPTDLVLVHRAAQECIRERPGAAPVPIPPLEQLVAVVEALAALARPVGCVAAPPRVRAIALNTSGLDPAGASTAIEVCQNGLGLPTDDPVRNGGATLLEALLGD; encoded by the coding sequence ATGAGCGCGGCCCTGGCGCTGGGCCCCCGTTCACCGCTGGATCCCCAGGCGCCGCTGGTGCTGCTGCAGCACGGCGGCCTCGACAACCTCTCCGGCAAGACCGGTCTGGCGATGCTCCGCTATCGCTCCGGACCGATCGTGGCCGTGGTGGACCCGGCCCACGCGGGCGAAGATCTCGGGGCGCTCACGGGAATTCAGCGGGCGGTGCCGATCCTGGCCTCGCTGCAGGAGGCCCTGCCCCTGGGGCCGCAGGTGGCGGTGGTGGGGCTGGCCCCCTCCGGCGGGCTGCTGCCGGAGCCGTTGCGGCGGGATCTGCTCGCGGCGCTGGCGGCGGGCCTGAACGTCGCCAGCGGGCTGCATACGCGCCTGGGGGACGACCCCGCCCTGGCGGCCCTGGTGGGGGAGGGCCAGTGGATCTGGGACCTGCGCCAGGAGCCCGAGGGGCTGCAGGTGGGGGCCGCCCGGGCCGCGGCGTTGCCGGGCCGGCGCCTCCTGGCGGTGGGCAGCGACATGGCCGTGGGCAAGATGAGCGTCTGCCTGGAGCTGCGGGCCGCGGCCCTGGGTCGCGGGCTGGACGCCCGCTTCGTGGGCACCGGCCAGGCGGGGATCCTGATCGCCGGCACAGGGGTGCCCCTCGATGCCGTGCGCGTCGACTACGCCGCCGGGGCGGTGGAGCGGGCCGTGCTGGAGGCGGGCCAGGGCTTGCCCGAGGACGGACTGCTGCTGGTGGAGGGCCAGGGCTCCCTCTGCCATCCGGGCTCCACCGCCACCTTGCCCCTGATCCGGGGCAGCCAGCCCACCGATCTGGTGCTGGTGCACCGGGCTGCTCAGGAGTGCATCCGGGAGCGGCCGGGAGCGGCGCCGGTGCCGATTCCCCCCCTGGAGCAGCTGGTGGCCGTGGTGGAGGCCCTGGCCGCCCTGGCCCGTCCGGTCGGCTGCGTGGCGGCCCCCCCGCGGGTGCGCGCCATCGCCCTCAACACCAGTGGCCTCGATCCGGCCGGGGCATCAACGGCGATCGAGGTTTGTCAGAATGGGCTTGGCCTGCCCACGGACGATCCGGTCAGAAACGGGGGTGCCACGCTTCTCGAAGCCCTGCTGGGGGACTGA
- a CDS encoding bifunctional folylpolyglutamate synthase/dihydrofolate synthase produces MSASRVDPLADLIEPFQRRGVDLGLERLQGALAELGHPERRFMAVQVAGTNGKGSICTLVHAALLAAGHSCGLYTSPHLLSWCERIRLGAEPITEGELRRRLLELQPLARRHDLTPFELITAAAFVAFAGAGVTIAVLEVGLGGRLDATTVHPRRDVIGLASIGLDHREFLGPDLASIATEKAGVLHPGARVVSGPQTAAVRAVLEAQAVRQGCQMQWREPLQQQGEELVARELRWCSGLAGSVQRTNAAVALGLIEALRELGWAIPDQAIRRGFSEARWPGRLQRVRWRGQPLILDGAHNPPAAVALRAERDRLGDGSIHWVLGILANKQAPEMLETLLAHQDRAWIVPVSGHSSWGAEELAAACPALAGRLRGAGDLEAALTDATGSRESPTRPVIVAGSLYLLGDLLAAADLDQGETPSPPCHPF; encoded by the coding sequence GTGAGCGCCAGCCGCGTTGATCCGTTGGCGGATCTGATCGAACCCTTCCAGCGCCGGGGGGTGGACCTGGGTCTGGAGCGCCTGCAGGGTGCCCTGGCCGAACTGGGCCACCCCGAACGCCGGTTCATGGCCGTGCAGGTGGCCGGCACCAACGGCAAGGGCTCCATCTGCACCCTGGTGCACGCCGCCCTGCTGGCGGCGGGCCACTCCTGCGGGCTCTACACCTCTCCCCACCTGCTGAGCTGGTGCGAGCGCATCCGGCTGGGGGCCGAGCCGATCACCGAAGGTGAGCTGCGGCGCCGGCTCCTGGAGCTGCAACCGCTGGCCCGCCGCCACGATCTGACCCCGTTCGAGCTGATCACGGCGGCGGCGTTTGTGGCCTTCGCGGGCGCGGGGGTGACGATCGCCGTGCTGGAGGTGGGCCTGGGGGGGCGACTGGATGCCACCACCGTCCACCCCCGCCGCGACGTGATCGGCCTGGCCTCGATCGGCCTCGATCACAGGGAATTCCTCGGCCCTGACCTGGCCAGCATCGCCACGGAAAAAGCCGGGGTGCTGCACCCGGGCGCCCGGGTGGTGAGCGGCCCCCAGACGGCGGCGGTGCGGGCGGTGCTGGAGGCCCAGGCCGTGCGACAGGGCTGCCAAATGCAATGGCGCGAACCCCTGCAGCAACAGGGCGAGGAGTTGGTGGCCAGGGAATTGCGTTGGTGCAGCGGCCTGGCGGGGTCGGTGCAGCGCACCAATGCGGCCGTGGCCCTCGGGCTGATCGAGGCCTTGCGCGAGCTGGGCTGGGCGATCCCGGATCAGGCGATCCGCCGTGGCTTCAGCGAGGCCCGCTGGCCGGGGCGCCTGCAGCGCGTCCGCTGGCGCGGCCAACCCCTGATCCTTGATGGGGCGCACAATCCACCCGCTGCCGTTGCCCTGCGAGCCGAGCGGGATCGGCTCGGCGACGGGTCGATCCACTGGGTGCTCGGGATCTTGGCCAACAAGCAGGCGCCGGAGATGCTCGAAACCCTGCTCGCCCACCAGGATCGGGCCTGGATCGTGCCGGTGAGCGGCCACAGCAGCTGGGGGGCCGAGGAGCTGGCGGCCGCTTGCCCCGCACTGGCGGGCCGGCTCAGGGGCGCCGGAGATCTCGAGGCCGCCCTCACGGACGCCACCGGCTCGCGAGAGAGCCCCACGCGCCCGGTGATCGTGGCCGGCTCCCTCTACCTGCTGGGCGACCTGCTGGCCGCGGCGGACCTAGACCAGGGTGAGACGCCGTCCCCGCCATGCCATCCGTTTTGA